One segment of Armatimonadota bacterium DNA contains the following:
- a CDS encoding GNAT family N-acetyltransferase: MESTPLQFHDFSGDYAALSQLMTASWNQNQGQGLDYSPEFLRSYLQYPGMTPALAPVILDNGRPIAFVCAFPRTLRIAGQTRRFALLTLFTVSPACKGRGLGVKIWVECLRRAREAGFEGTLHYCVDGNVSNHVITTAARQAGYTTQPVLSVPYLMAYIGNQPGDPLPEVDAAQAAAALVDHAERLSSRLPIARLWSPQEALWQCRDRFGALAYFDPASGALLSGYVVSSTDEARTPCLFLDEVHWAGLASEQRGPFLKTFLRSASQRARLATVPLLGYVDPADLKAAGFRRSPRLLHTYLTLWTSEAAPVDSLYADVL; the protein is encoded by the coding sequence ATGGAATCCACCCCACTTCAGTTTCACGATTTTTCGGGTGACTACGCCGCTCTCAGCCAGTTGATGACCGCCTCGTGGAACCAGAATCAGGGACAGGGTCTGGACTATAGCCCTGAGTTTCTCCGCTCGTATCTGCAATACCCCGGCATGACACCCGCCCTCGCGCCGGTAATTCTGGACAATGGCCGCCCCATCGCCTTTGTCTGCGCCTTTCCGCGGACGCTCCGCATCGCCGGACAGACCAGGCGCTTTGCATTGCTGACGCTGTTCACTGTCTCGCCCGCCTGCAAGGGGCGCGGCCTGGGCGTCAAAATCTGGGTTGAGTGCCTGCGCCGCGCGCGCGAGGCCGGCTTTGAGGGCACACTGCACTATTGCGTGGATGGCAACGTTTCCAACCATGTGATCACCACCGCGGCGCGCCAGGCCGGCTACACCACTCAACCGGTTTTAAGCGTCCCCTATCTGATGGCTTATATCGGCAATCAGCCGGGCGATCCGCTGCCTGAAGTGGACGCCGCGCAGGCTGCCGCCGCACTGGTGGACCACGCCGAGCGCCTGTCCTCACGCCTCCCCATTGCTCGCCTGTGGAGCCCCCAGGAGGCCCTCTGGCAGTGCCGCGACCGCTTCGGCGCCCTGGCTTACTTTGATCCCGCCAGCGGCGCACTGCTCAGCGGTTACGTCGTATCCTCCACCGACGAGGCCCGCACCCCGTGCCTGTTTCTCGACGAGGTGCATTGGGCTGGACTCGCATCCGAACAACGCGGCCCATTTCTGAAGACGTTTTTGCGCAGCGCCTCACAGCGCGCCCGCCTGGCGACCGTGCCGCTTCTCGGCTATGTGGACCCGGCCGATCTGAAGGCCGCCGGCTTCCGGCGCTCGCCCCGTCTCCTGCACACCTACCTCACGCTGTGGACGTCGGAGGCCGCGCCGGTGGATTCGCTCTACGCCGATGTGCTCTGA
- a CDS encoding acyl carrier protein encodes MEVMEQVRQLICGITGLAADFGPAANLYQDLGVPSVHAMQLLTELEEKFEIALPDDEFIEAVTLESLTALVAKVKGA; translated from the coding sequence ATGGAAGTCATGGAACAAGTCCGCCAGTTGATCTGCGGCATCACCGGGCTGGCAGCCGATTTCGGCCCGGCCGCCAATCTCTACCAGGATCTGGGCGTGCCCTCTGTACACGCCATGCAGTTGTTGACCGAACTGGAAGAGAAATTTGAGATCGCCCTGCCCGATGACGAGTTCATCGAGGCAGTGACCTTGGAGAGTCTCACGGCGCTGGTAGCAAAGGTCAAGGGAGCCTGA
- a CDS encoding amino acid adenylation domain-containing protein, whose translation MTSRQDLGQGFSAVAASQPERAALVAHGATITYGQMDDTARRWARVITDRLGRPAQRVGLFGSRSAVSYTGTIASLYSGAAFVPLNPRFPADRTRRMIALAGLDAILCDKLGTQQLGAVLEGLTETPLILRPEEDDEAWLATAPRLEELPPLRPASVAYLLFTSGSTGLPKGVPITHANVCAYLDWASDRYGIVPEDRFSQTFDQTFDLSVHDQFLCWENGASLFAMSPVELLAPARYIQRNELTVWFSVPSVVAQMRKRKTLLPGALPTLRWSLFCGEPLPRASAEAWQEAAPDSIVENLYGPTELTIACCVHRWDPVSSPALCVNDMVSIGAPFPGLTAVLLDDQLNAVPPGSDGELCLCGAQTSPGYWNDEAKTAERFVRLDHGPIPGERYYRTGDRAIQLENGEYACLGRTDHQVKVLGFRVELGEIEAALQKDARVVQAVAMGWPISEGTAQGIVAFVSGAGLDLAALKQTCRGSLADYMVPSAIHFVEEMPLNANGKVDRGVLAQRLAERAG comes from the coding sequence ATGACATCTCGCCAGGATCTTGGACAGGGTTTTTCCGCCGTCGCCGCCAGCCAACCGGAACGGGCCGCTCTGGTGGCCCACGGGGCAACCATCACCTACGGCCAGATGGACGACACGGCCCGGCGCTGGGCCAGAGTCATCACAGACCGGCTCGGGAGGCCGGCACAGCGAGTCGGCCTCTTCGGCTCCCGAAGCGCCGTTTCCTACACCGGCACCATCGCTTCCCTATACAGCGGCGCGGCGTTTGTCCCACTCAATCCCAGATTTCCGGCTGATCGAACGCGGCGCATGATCGCCTTGGCAGGCCTGGACGCGATCCTTTGCGACAAGTTGGGCACGCAGCAACTGGGCGCGGTCCTGGAGGGCCTGACCGAAACACCGCTGATCCTGCGTCCGGAGGAGGACGACGAAGCCTGGCTGGCCACGGCGCCCCGCCTGGAGGAGTTGCCGCCGCTGCGGCCCGCCAGTGTCGCCTACCTGCTCTTTACCTCCGGCAGCACCGGCTTGCCCAAGGGCGTCCCTATCACCCACGCCAACGTCTGCGCCTATCTCGACTGGGCATCGGATCGTTACGGTATCGTGCCGGAAGACCGGTTCTCCCAGACCTTCGACCAGACCTTCGACCTCTCCGTGCATGACCAGTTTCTCTGTTGGGAGAATGGCGCCTCGCTCTTTGCCATGTCGCCGGTGGAGCTGCTGGCGCCGGCCCGCTACATTCAACGCAACGAGCTGACGGTCTGGTTCTCCGTGCCCAGCGTCGTGGCCCAGATGCGCAAGCGCAAGACCCTGCTGCCCGGCGCGCTGCCCACGCTCAGGTGGAGCCTGTTTTGCGGCGAGCCGCTGCCGCGGGCCAGCGCCGAGGCTTGGCAGGAGGCGGCGCCCGACTCCATCGTCGAGAATCTGTACGGGCCCACGGAGCTGACCATCGCCTGCTGCGTGCATCGCTGGGACCCCGTTTCGTCACCGGCGCTGTGCGTCAACGATATGGTGTCCATCGGCGCGCCATTCCCCGGCCTGACCGCCGTACTGCTCGACGACCAATTGAACGCCGTTCCGCCCGGCAGTGACGGCGAACTCTGTCTGTGCGGCGCGCAGACCTCGCCCGGCTATTGGAACGACGAAGCCAAGACGGCCGAGCGCTTCGTCCGTCTGGATCACGGCCCGATTCCCGGCGAGCGCTACTACCGCACCGGCGACCGCGCCATTCAATTGGAGAACGGCGAGTACGCGTGTCTTGGCCGGACGGACCATCAGGTGAAGGTGCTCGGCTTCCGGGTGGAGTTGGGCGAAATCGAGGCAGCTCTGCAAAAAGATGCCCGCGTCGTGCAGGCTGTTGCCATGGGCTGGCCCATCTCCGAAGGCACCGCCCAGGGCATTGTCGCCTTTGTCTCAGGAGCCGGTCTGGACTTGGCCGCTTTGAAACAGACATGCCGCGGCTCTCTGGCCGATTACATGGTGCCATCAGCCATCCACTTCGTCGAAGAGATGCCTCTGAACGCGAACGGCAAGGTGGATCGCGGCGTGCTGGCGCAACGGCTGGCGGAGAGGGCGGGCTGA